A section of the Streptomyces sp. Je 1-369 genome encodes:
- the orn gene encoding oligoribonuclease, translating to MNDRMVWIDCEMTGLSLTDDALIEVAALVTDSELNVLGEGVDIVIRPPDAALETMPEVVRTMHTASGLLDELAGGTTPADAEEQVLAYVREHVKEPRKAPLCGNSVGTDRGFLARDMRTLEEYLHYRIVDVSSIKELARRWYPRAYFNSPDKNGNHRALADIRESIAELRYYREAVFVPQPGPDSETARTIAAKHVLPAE from the coding sequence ATGAACGATCGCATGGTGTGGATCGACTGCGAGATGACCGGGCTCTCGTTGACGGACGACGCACTTATCGAGGTGGCCGCACTGGTCACCGACTCGGAACTGAACGTGCTCGGCGAAGGTGTGGACATCGTGATCCGCCCGCCGGACGCGGCGCTGGAGACCATGCCCGAGGTGGTGCGCACCATGCACACCGCCTCGGGGCTCCTCGACGAGCTGGCCGGCGGCACCACGCCGGCCGACGCCGAGGAGCAGGTCCTGGCGTATGTACGTGAGCACGTCAAGGAGCCGCGGAAGGCCCCGCTGTGCGGAAACTCCGTCGGCACCGACCGCGGCTTCCTCGCGCGGGACATGCGGACGCTGGAGGAGTACCTCCACTACCGCATCGTCGACGTCTCCTCCATCAAGGAGCTGGCCCGGCGCTGGTATCCGCGGGCGTACTTCAACAGCCCGGACAAGAACGGCAACCACCGCGCGCTCGCCGACATCCGTGAGTCCATCGCGGAGCTCCGGTACTACCGCGAGGCGGTCTTCGTCCCGCAGCCGGGACCGGACTCGGAGACGGCGCGGACGATCGCGGCCAAGCACGTCCTGCCTGCGGAATAG